One Fuerstiella marisgermanici DNA window includes the following coding sequences:
- a CDS encoding FliI/YscN family ATPase — MTLRLNVEQMTRLAGDSAAFRNVGTLRSARGLLRASLPASVGEACRLRLPSGEDLTAEVVGFDDRESQLMCFDSQTGLRPGLEIMAMGRRRSVPVGRQLLGRVIDGVGRPVDGKGPVRCLASRSEEATVPAAMERVRISQPLTTGQRVIDGLISIGRGQRIGLFAGSGVGKSTLMGEIAKGANADVNVICLVGERGREVRPFIEDCLGVEGMKRSVVVVATSDQTPLIRIKAVLTAVTIAESFRDEGKDVLFFLDSVTRLAMAQRELGLLLDEPPGSRGYPPSVLSLMANVLERLGAGSTGTITGLITVLVEGDDMDEPIADAARSILDGHIVLSRKLATAGHFPAVDALESISRLFRDITGNEHQTYAGKVRNIMATYREMEDLIQIGAYQKGTSPKVDRAIQLMPAVKMYLQQQVGEQTSWQDTEQQLKSLAEAWPFD, encoded by the coding sequence ATGACACTCAGACTGAACGTCGAGCAGATGACCCGGCTGGCCGGGGATTCCGCCGCTTTCCGGAACGTCGGCACACTGCGTAGCGCGCGAGGACTGTTGCGCGCATCGCTGCCGGCTTCGGTTGGCGAGGCGTGTCGGTTGCGGTTGCCCAGCGGTGAAGATCTTACGGCAGAAGTGGTCGGATTTGATGATCGTGAATCTCAATTAATGTGCTTCGATAGCCAGACAGGGCTGCGTCCTGGCCTGGAAATCATGGCGATGGGGAGACGCCGTTCGGTGCCGGTCGGACGCCAGCTATTGGGCCGAGTGATCGATGGTGTCGGCCGCCCCGTCGACGGGAAAGGCCCGGTTCGCTGCCTTGCCTCTCGTTCCGAAGAGGCGACCGTTCCCGCCGCCATGGAACGCGTTCGCATCAGCCAACCGCTGACAACCGGGCAGCGCGTCATCGATGGATTGATCAGCATTGGTCGAGGCCAACGCATCGGATTGTTTGCGGGCAGTGGCGTCGGGAAAAGCACATTGATGGGGGAAATTGCGAAGGGCGCAAATGCAGACGTTAACGTAATATGCTTGGTCGGTGAACGTGGCCGGGAAGTGCGGCCCTTTATCGAAGATTGCCTGGGCGTTGAAGGAATGAAACGCTCGGTAGTGGTTGTTGCAACTTCGGATCAAACGCCGCTGATCAGAATCAAAGCTGTGTTGACGGCTGTCACCATCGCTGAAAGTTTTCGTGACGAAGGCAAGGACGTGCTATTCTTTTTGGACAGCGTCACGCGGCTCGCGATGGCTCAACGAGAACTTGGATTGCTACTGGACGAACCGCCCGGCAGTCGAGGCTATCCGCCTTCTGTGCTGTCGCTGATGGCCAACGTTCTGGAACGACTTGGTGCCGGTAGTACGGGAACAATCACCGGGCTGATTACTGTGCTTGTGGAAGGAGACGACATGGACGAACCGATCGCCGATGCGGCTCGTTCAATTTTGGATGGACACATTGTGCTGTCGAGAAAGTTGGCGACCGCAGGCCACTTTCCGGCCGTCGACGCGTTGGAAAGCATCAGCCGATTATTTCGCGACATCACCGGCAACGAACACCAAACGTACGCGGGCAAGGTCAGAAACATCATGGCCACCTATCGCGAAATGGAGGATCTGATCCAGATCGGTGCCTATCAGAAAGGGACGTCGCCGAAGGTCGATCGAGCCATCCAGCTAATGCCTGCCGTGAAGATGTATCTTCAGCAGCAGGTGGGTGAACAAACATCATGGCAGGATACAGAACAACAATTGAAATCACTGGCCGAAGCATGGCCGTTTGACTGA
- a CDS encoding flagellar biosynthetic protein FliQ, with protein MDTLEVVEIGRDLLVTAMWLAGPPVFISLLVGLMVSIFQTITSVQEQTLSFAPRIVAVGLVIVLALPWMLTLTSAFTMRMVERMALVTH; from the coding sequence ATGGATACTCTTGAAGTCGTGGAAATCGGCCGGGACCTACTCGTCACCGCAATGTGGCTGGCGGGACCGCCCGTGTTTATCAGTCTGCTTGTCGGTCTGATGGTGAGCATTTTCCAAACGATCACCAGCGTGCAGGAGCAGACACTTTCCTTCGCACCGCGCATCGTGGCTGTGGGATTGGTCATCGTTTTGGCATTGCCGTGGATGTTAACTTTGACGTCTGCCTTCACCATGAGAATGGTGGAACGCATGGCGCTGGTGACTCATTAA
- a CDS encoding flagellar biosynthetic protein FliR — protein MFESFIIASALVLFRCAAFVAFLPPVAGRSIPNTVKIGLAVALTVVLAPRFAGASAIGLMATVHGKGAWLWLSWLAVRETMLGIALAWLFGLCLVPVRIAGAWIAQEMGLTMAQISSATDNQQSNIISQGFEAIGVLMFFGLNLHHAMFVVLGSSFASRPAAAAWSMPTWDAVMYAITKVEHQGFLIIAPIGILMFVVTMTLLVTMRTAPQFNFMTYGMTLRLAVGLAGMILFFPDVCSAMQHFLNQVNTESWVAHG, from the coding sequence ATGTTTGAATCATTCATCATAGCCAGCGCGTTGGTGCTGTTTCGTTGTGCGGCGTTTGTGGCGTTTCTGCCACCGGTCGCCGGGCGAAGCATTCCCAACACCGTCAAAATCGGCCTCGCGGTCGCGTTGACGGTCGTGCTTGCGCCGCGTTTTGCTGGTGCATCGGCCATCGGCCTGATGGCAACGGTTCACGGCAAAGGCGCGTGGCTATGGCTGTCCTGGCTGGCGGTTCGCGAAACGATGCTGGGTATCGCACTGGCGTGGCTGTTCGGCCTGTGTCTCGTGCCGGTTCGAATCGCTGGCGCATGGATCGCTCAGGAGATGGGACTGACGATGGCTCAGATTTCATCGGCGACCGACAACCAGCAATCGAACATCATTTCGCAGGGCTTTGAGGCAATCGGTGTGTTGATGTTCTTCGGACTGAATCTGCACCACGCGATGTTTGTGGTGCTGGGTAGTTCGTTTGCGTCTCGCCCGGCCGCAGCTGCGTGGTCGATGCCAACGTGGGACGCTGTGATGTACGCAATCACCAAAGTTGAACACCAGGGATTTCTGATCATTGCCCCAATCGGAATTCTGATGTTCGTTGTCACGATGACGCTGTTAGTCACGATGAGAACTGCACCGCAATTTAACTTCATGACATACGGCATGACGCTGCGACTTGCAGTTGGCCTGGCAGGGATGATTCTGTTTTTCCCGGACGTTTGTTCCGCGATGCAGCACTTTCTGAATCAGGTGAATACAGAAAGTTGGGTGGCTCATGGCTGA
- a CDS encoding EscU/YscU/HrcU family type III secretion system export apparatus switch protein → MAENANEGTEAPTQRRREEARKDGQVVSSPDVAATFAVLAGCMFMMWSGGMLAQRLMQAFRTWFRDAPSGDWTNMHTQLGARWLSVELLSNCGALVALLMGVGLVIGFAQVGFLISWKPMELDIQKLSPIKGWQRLFSIDSAIKGGLGIAKVFLLLLVSCAIIWFRRGELSSTNFGSVGSLFSFAWDLGLTICLTLAMMSFSLAAVDYITRWLRQEHKLKMTHQEIKQEQKNELGDPTIKAAVRRKQREALKNQSVADVPDATVILTNPTHYAVALKYEAGKMTAPKLVAKGAGSFAFNIIEIAKENRVPVIQRPPLTRAIFRSVKVGQEIPEQFFRAVAEILGQVYRAKRRS, encoded by the coding sequence ATGGCTGAGAACGCCAATGAAGGCACAGAAGCTCCAACACAACGCCGACGCGAAGAAGCGAGGAAGGACGGACAGGTTGTATCCAGTCCCGACGTCGCCGCCACGTTTGCGGTGCTCGCTGGTTGCATGTTCATGATGTGGTCCGGCGGCATGCTGGCACAGCGGCTGATGCAGGCATTTCGAACATGGTTTCGAGACGCGCCATCAGGCGACTGGACCAACATGCACACTCAACTAGGCGCACGATGGTTAAGCGTGGAGCTGCTTAGCAACTGCGGGGCATTGGTCGCACTGTTGATGGGCGTGGGACTGGTGATTGGGTTCGCTCAGGTCGGCTTCCTGATTTCGTGGAAACCCATGGAACTGGACATTCAGAAACTGTCGCCCATCAAAGGCTGGCAGCGGTTGTTCTCAATTGATTCTGCCATCAAAGGCGGCCTCGGAATCGCCAAAGTGTTTCTGCTGTTGCTCGTGAGTTGTGCGATTATCTGGTTCCGGCGGGGCGAGCTTTCGTCAACGAACTTCGGTTCTGTTGGCAGCCTGTTTTCGTTTGCCTGGGATCTTGGCCTGACGATCTGTCTGACGCTGGCGATGATGTCTTTTTCTCTGGCGGCTGTCGACTACATCACGCGTTGGCTGCGGCAGGAACACAAACTGAAGATGACGCATCAGGAAATTAAGCAGGAACAAAAGAACGAACTCGGCGATCCAACCATCAAAGCCGCCGTTCGACGCAAGCAGCGTGAAGCACTCAAAAATCAGTCAGTGGCTGACGTTCCCGACGCGACTGTGATCCTCACGAACCCGACGCACTACGCCGTCGCCCTGAAGTACGAAGCCGGAAAAATGACGGCTCCGAAACTGGTGGCCAAAGGAGCGGGCTCGTTTGCATTTAATATCATCGAAATTGCAAAAGAAAACCGCGTGCCCGTGATTCAACGGCCACCACTGACTCGTGCAATTTTTCGAAGCGTAAAGGTCGGGCAGGAAATCCCCGAGCAGTTCTTCCGAGCGGTCGCGGAAATTCTGGGTCAGGTCTACCGAGCGAAACGAAGGAGCTAA
- a CDS encoding motility protein A: protein MDISTIIGLVMAIGLVLGSIMMGGGLGDFIDVPSLMITVGGSIAAVLINFQLKVAMGAANVVKKCFLVKVQTPDEVISQFREFATTARRDGLLALEGEVENIDDDFLKRGLEQVVGGTSKEDLSVALETEVAAIMTRHSNGKKIVDAVAAAAPAFGMIGTLIGLVQMLKSLDDPSQIGGGMAVALLTTLYGAVIANMFCIPLAGKLEVRSQEELMIRELMIAGLVSLVEGQAPRALEERLLAYLSPKSRETATQQAA, encoded by the coding sequence ATGGACATTTCAACAATCATCGGACTCGTCATGGCCATCGGACTTGTCCTCGGCTCCATTATGATGGGCGGCGGCCTGGGCGACTTCATCGACGTGCCGTCGCTGATGATCACGGTCGGAGGTTCGATTGCCGCCGTCCTGATTAACTTTCAATTGAAGGTTGCGATGGGTGCGGCAAACGTTGTGAAGAAGTGCTTTTTGGTCAAGGTGCAGACTCCCGACGAAGTGATTTCGCAGTTCCGCGAATTCGCCACCACTGCTCGGCGAGACGGCCTACTGGCCCTGGAAGGGGAAGTCGAAAACATCGACGACGACTTCCTGAAACGCGGCCTCGAACAGGTTGTCGGCGGCACGTCCAAAGAAGATCTTTCGGTCGCGCTGGAAACCGAAGTGGCCGCAATCATGACTCGTCACAGCAATGGCAAAAAGATCGTCGATGCGGTCGCAGCGGCAGCTCCGGCGTTTGGCATGATCGGAACGTTGATCGGTCTTGTGCAGATGTTGAAGTCGCTGGACGACCCGAGTCAAATCGGTGGCGGTATGGCGGTCGCTCTGCTGACAACGCTGTACGGAGCGGTGATCGCCAACATGTTCTGCATTCCGCTGGCCGGCAAACTTGAGGTTCGCAGCCAGGAAGAACTGATGATTCGAGAGCTAATGATTGCAGGCCTTGTCTCGCTGGTTGAAGGCCAGGCTCCACGAGCTTTGGAAGAACGACTGCTGGCTTATCTTTCGCCCAAGAGCCGTGAGACGGCCACTCAACAGGCAGCTTAA
- a CDS encoding flagellar motor protein MotB — protein MAKKSCCPEPTGDIPPWFMTYSDVITLLMTFFILLLTFATNEPEFFAKVKVVSFGGGGSTGVAGDSTKLLDNDAIVLRERPNSAAISIRGSETPPVHENPALQSVSRGLKSLENTDALADASRVRIETLLAIVQDDKGEITTQGVTQLRMLAKQLKSQPLVCQILVSDPDLAEFAVTMAAILTDEDGLGIVPGRVPGRVAVGVVDPSIVASGRIVYRLSRSEAR, from the coding sequence ATGGCAAAAAAAAGCTGCTGCCCGGAACCAACTGGTGACATCCCGCCGTGGTTCATGACGTACAGCGACGTGATCACTCTGCTGATGACGTTCTTCATTCTGCTGTTGACATTTGCAACCAACGAACCGGAATTCTTTGCGAAGGTGAAGGTGGTTTCTTTTGGAGGCGGCGGATCAACAGGGGTCGCGGGGGATTCGACAAAGCTGCTGGACAACGATGCGATCGTGCTACGCGAACGGCCAAACAGTGCGGCGATTTCAATTCGAGGTTCAGAGACTCCGCCGGTCCATGAAAACCCGGCCCTTCAATCAGTGTCACGCGGATTGAAGTCCTTAGAGAACACGGACGCATTGGCCGACGCCAGTCGCGTGCGAATTGAGACTCTTTTGGCGATTGTCCAGGACGATAAAGGTGAGATCACAACGCAAGGAGTGACTCAGCTTCGTATGCTGGCAAAGCAGCTAAAGTCGCAGCCGTTGGTCTGCCAAATTCTGGTTTCCGACCCGGACCTTGCTGAATTTGCGGTGACGATGGCTGCAATCCTGACCGACGAAGATGGTCTTGGCATCGTGCCGGGCCGCGTCCCTGGGCGAGTCGCCGTGGGGGTTGTCGATCCATCGATCGTTGCGTCAGGACGAATTGTTTATCGCTTGAGTCGTTCGGAAGCCAGATGA
- a CDS encoding flagellar motor protein MotB gives MARCKENCPSGPNNGYLISFGDTMTALLAFFIVLNSLAEEQTGANMHSGTGSFMKSVDKFGLQGKVKSGLSAQAFQLNAIAPKYIVGDDRPPERGATGPDDDGDNGRIIDRTKDDYNRFLQSLRQVNNLSQDTDVAGEVSFDVMEKFPPSSAGTLINAELKAALNGVAPMLRRNDYAVEIVVWTPTPSQSAWSRSLGIAQRLHREAVNLLRLPPNQSARVTSVAQPWISKTVKRPKVSVTLRRIQPPQGN, from the coding sequence ATGGCAAGATGCAAAGAAAACTGCCCTTCCGGACCGAACAACGGTTACTTGATTTCGTTCGGCGACACCATGACCGCGCTGCTGGCGTTTTTCATCGTGCTAAATTCGCTGGCCGAAGAACAAACCGGTGCCAATATGCATTCCGGCACGGGTTCGTTCATGAAATCCGTGGATAAATTCGGGCTGCAGGGGAAAGTAAAAAGTGGCCTATCAGCTCAGGCGTTTCAGCTAAACGCAATTGCCCCCAAGTACATTGTAGGCGACGACCGCCCACCCGAACGAGGCGCGACCGGGCCGGACGACGATGGCGATAATGGACGGATCATCGACCGGACCAAAGACGACTACAACCGGTTTCTGCAGAGCTTGAGGCAAGTCAATAACCTTTCGCAGGATACTGACGTGGCCGGCGAAGTCAGCTTTGATGTGATGGAAAAATTCCCACCTTCGTCGGCTGGCACGCTAATCAATGCAGAACTAAAAGCTGCGTTAAACGGGGTCGCCCCGATGTTACGACGGAACGACTACGCTGTGGAAATTGTCGTCTGGACGCCTACGCCGTCGCAATCCGCATGGAGTCGGTCGTTGGGGATCGCTCAACGACTGCATCGCGAAGCCGTCAATCTGCTTCGTCTACCGCCCAACCAGTCAGCGCGCGTGACGTCTGTCGCGCAACCGTGGATTTCGAAAACAGTAAAACGCCCCAAAGTCTCGGTCACTCTTAGACGTATTCAGCCCCCGCAGGGAAACTAA
- a CDS encoding aminotransferase class V-fold PLP-dependent enzyme, translating to MPDPAMPAEGSIYLDNAATSFPKPNSVYDAVDKYMRHNGAAIGRGSHSASDSVTRVVGQCRQRLAKILDAESSDRIAFTFNCTDSLNLLLRGVLRHGDRVVTTKLEHNSVLRPLHQLRSSHNVDVAQVDFDPESGLVNVNQLAEELSRQPTRLVVLNHASNVTGVVQPVAEVAALAHKHGALLLLDAAQTVGHLPFSVRDVKVDLLAAAGHKGLLGPLGTGILYVRDGLDGDIVATRSGGTGTASESIEQPVDMPTKFESGNMNAPGLAGLNAATEWLLENGIEDLHRRATEQTERLATVLQEICGVSVYGHNGGSINTGIASFTIKNLDSREAATIVEQSFGIQCRAGLHCAPLVHEVLGTAASGGTLRFSVGPFTTDQHINAAVSAVNEIAQSFAV from the coding sequence ATGCCTGACCCCGCAATGCCAGCGGAAGGTTCGATCTATCTGGACAACGCCGCGACAAGTTTTCCGAAACCGAACAGCGTTTACGACGCCGTCGACAAGTACATGCGGCACAATGGAGCGGCCATCGGGCGTGGTTCTCATTCTGCCAGCGATTCCGTCACGAGAGTGGTCGGTCAATGTCGTCAGCGCCTCGCCAAAATTCTGGATGCCGAATCGTCGGACCGCATCGCTTTTACCTTCAACTGCACCGACAGCCTGAACCTGCTGCTGCGCGGAGTACTTCGCCATGGCGACCGAGTTGTCACCACGAAGCTGGAACACAACTCAGTCCTGCGACCGCTGCACCAGCTACGTTCTTCGCATAACGTGGATGTCGCTCAAGTTGACTTCGATCCTGAAAGCGGTTTGGTCAACGTAAATCAGCTTGCCGAGGAACTGAGTCGACAGCCAACGCGGCTTGTCGTCTTGAACCATGCTTCCAATGTGACGGGCGTCGTTCAACCTGTCGCTGAAGTTGCGGCTCTCGCGCATAAGCACGGAGCACTCCTGCTGTTGGACGCAGCTCAAACCGTGGGGCATCTTCCCTTCAGTGTCCGCGATGTGAAGGTCGACCTGCTGGCTGCTGCCGGACACAAAGGCCTGCTCGGCCCGCTTGGCACCGGCATTCTGTACGTGCGCGATGGCCTCGACGGCGACATTGTGGCAACTCGCAGCGGCGGTACCGGTACGGCGAGCGAATCCATCGAACAGCCGGTCGACATGCCGACGAAGTTCGAGAGCGGCAATATGAACGCACCGGGGCTGGCGGGGTTGAACGCGGCCACCGAATGGCTGCTGGAAAACGGAATCGAAGATCTGCATCGAAGAGCGACCGAGCAGACGGAACGCCTCGCCACAGTGCTGCAGGAAATTTGCGGCGTGAGTGTTTACGGTCACAACGGAGGGAGCATCAATACTGGTATCGCCAGTTTTACGATTAAAAATCTCGACAGCCGAGAAGCGGCGACGATTGTCGAGCAATCATTTGGCATCCAATGTCGAGCCGGCCTGCATTGTGCGCCGCTGGTGCACGAAGTTTTGGGCACAGCGGCGTCAGGTGGGACGCTTCGTTTCAGCGTTGGCCCGTTCACGACTGATCAACACATCAACGCCGCAGTGTCTGCCGTCAACGAGATCGCCCAATCGTTCGCTGTTTAG
- a CDS encoding homocitrate synthase/isopropylmalate synthase family protein, producing MSNFLQNVRSQIRGTVRDAVIRHHKRSGAVLFSDTTLRDGEQMPGATLEPDEKLEIALALEAAGVHSLDAGFPASSEADVVAIQKMVGVVKGPVLTALCRTVNSDIDAAARALDGNPMRKRGVSLFCGTSPLHRDHKLQKSKTEVLKIIADSISYANNAFQIVAFSPEDASRTEVDFLCECYKEAIDAGATTIGFPDTVGILTPEKTADFIKAIHDRVPNIDKVLLAVHFHNDLGLAVANTLAAIQHGGNVVQCTVNGIGERAGNAALEEVVMALAMNADQYKRSFRIDTTKLAPLCQLVAELTGIAIPKMKPIGGSNVFATEAGIHQDGLLKNPDTYLPFRPEAVGADGIQLVLGRHSGGKAIAHRLRQLNLPHTEADAAHVVAQIKRQPKGTVIDDTRLIELLKECRDA from the coding sequence ATGCCGGGTGCAACGTTGGAACCGGACGAAAAACTTGAGATCGCATTGGCACTGGAAGCGGCCGGAGTTCATTCGCTGGACGCGGGCTTCCCGGCGTCGTCCGAAGCGGATGTTGTCGCCATTCAAAAAATGGTGGGCGTTGTAAAGGGCCCCGTGCTGACTGCGCTGTGCCGCACGGTGAATTCGGATATCGATGCCGCAGCCCGAGCACTCGACGGCAACCCGATGCGCAAACGCGGCGTCAGCCTTTTTTGTGGCACCAGCCCACTGCATCGCGATCACAAGCTGCAGAAATCGAAGACCGAAGTTCTCAAAATCATCGCCGATTCGATTTCTTACGCCAACAACGCTTTTCAAATTGTCGCCTTCAGCCCGGAAGACGCCAGTCGCACAGAAGTGGACTTTTTGTGCGAATGTTACAAAGAAGCGATCGATGCTGGAGCGACCACGATCGGCTTTCCGGATACCGTTGGCATTCTTACGCCAGAGAAGACTGCCGACTTCATCAAAGCCATTCATGACCGCGTACCGAACATCGATAAGGTCTTGTTAGCGGTTCACTTTCACAACGATCTTGGCCTCGCTGTGGCAAACACGTTGGCGGCCATTCAACACGGAGGCAACGTTGTGCAGTGTACCGTCAACGGCATTGGTGAGCGGGCCGGCAATGCGGCGTTGGAAGAAGTTGTGATGGCACTGGCTATGAACGCTGACCAATACAAACGTTCGTTCCGCATCGACACCACAAAACTGGCCCCGCTGTGCCAACTTGTCGCAGAATTAACCGGCATCGCGATTCCAAAAATGAAGCCGATTGGTGGCAGCAATGTGTTCGCCACGGAAGCTGGCATTCATCAGGACGGGCTGCTTAAGAATCCGGACACCTATCTCCCGTTTCGCCCGGAAGCGGTCGGGGCAGACGGTATTCAGTTGGTGCTCGGTCGTCACAGCGGTGGAAAAGCGATCGCCCATCGACTGCGGCAACTCAACCTGCCTCATACTGAAGCTGACGCGGCGCATGTGGTCGCGCAGATCAAGAGACAACCGAAAGGCACCGTGATCGACGACACACGACTGATCGAATTGCTGAAGGAATGCCGCGATGCCTGA